The Lolium perenne isolate Kyuss_39 chromosome 6, Kyuss_2.0, whole genome shotgun sequence genome segment ATTGGCAAGCGCTTTATATTCAGCCTCTGTGCTGGAACGAGACACAGTAGGTTGTTTCCTGGCGGTCCAAGAAATAAGATTGGgaccaaaaaagatagcaaatccACCAGTAGAGCGTCTGTCATTTAAATCACCTGCCCAGTCTGCATCTGAATAAGCACTAAGAAGAGTGGAGGAAGACCTCTGAAAGGTTAGACCAACTCGGCTTGTGCCATGTATATACCTCAAAATCCTTTTGACAGCAGTCCAATGTGCAGTTGTAGGAGCATGAAGATACTGACATACCTTATTAACAGAAAAAGAAATATCAGGTCTAGTCAGGGTCAAATACTGAAGAGCACCAACAAGACTCCTGTATCTAGTAATATCCTCAGAGCCAAGGGGAGAACCATCTGTCAAGTTCAGTGTCTCAGTAGTTGAAAGTGGTGTAGGGCATGGTGTGCATGAGCTCATACCAGCACGTATCAATAAATCTGTAGCATATTTCTCTTGATTCAAAAGCAAACCATTGGACTGTTTGTGAACCTCAAGGCCTAAAAAATAATGAAGCTCTCCAAGATCCTTAAGAGCAAACTCTGAACTCAAATTATGAAGAAGAGCTGAGATGGCCTGATCAGAAGAACTGGTCACaataatgtcatcaacataaataAGAATATACACAGTGATCCCTGCCTTGTCAAATAGGAACAACGAGGTGTCAGCCTTGGATGGAATGAAACCCATAGTATGAAGTTTTGAGCTTAGACGAGAGTACCAAGCTCGAGGGGCCTGTTTCAGACCATATAAAGCTTTGTCAAGTTTGCATATGTAGTTTGGCGTAGCGGAAGACTCAAAACCAGGTGGTTGCTTCATATAaacttcctcttccagaacaccatgtagaAACGCgttctttacatctagctgccgTAAACTCCACCCTCTGGAAACTGATATAGACAGAACAAGCCTGATAGTAGCAGCTTTAACAACAGGACTAAAAGTATCTTCATAGTCAATACCATACCGTTGCTTGAATCCTTTTGCAACAAGACGTGCTTTATATCTGTCCACTGTACCATCAGCATGTTTCTTGATGCGATAAACCCATTTGCAGTCAATGACATTTTTATTGAAACTGGGAGGCACCAGATGCCAGGTATTGTTAGCAATAAGAGCATCATATTCATCTTGCATAGCGTGCTTCCAATTTGTATCAGCTAAAGCCTCAGTGAGTTTTGTAGGTTCTCCTGTAGATGTGAGTAAAGCATATCTAACAGTACCATCAGTTTTGCAAACGAGTTTGAACTCCGGGTACAGGAACAGATGGAACTGCAGGTGTGGGCAGAGCAGAAAATCCCGGGGGACTCTCCAGTACGGACGGAGCAGCATTCTGACTACTGCTGTCGTGAGCAGCATGAGGCTCTTCAAAGTGCACGTCACGCACAGGAGATGCTGCCTGGCCACTGCCATCACTGGCGCTCGTCCCATCAGGATTGAGGTCCCCGGTTCCATGTGCTGCATGCAGGAGCTGGTCATGTGGAGGCTCTCCATGCGACGTCGCGACGCGGAGCGTGGGCGTAGCTGGCGCAGACGGGACGGCAGGACACGGACCTGCGCCTGGCCGCCCAGAGGAGACCGCAGCAGGCTCGCCGGCCGAGGCCACCTGGGAGCCAGACGAGGCACAACGAGCGGGAGAATCACCATAGGAAAACGTGCTGTCTCCTGTTGTCTCTGCTATACTGCTGGCATGATTTGATGTACTGTTTGAATCCGCGTCTTCGGAATTTTGAACTGAATTTTCAGGATTAGCACCGACTTGTACCTAGGAAGGATTAGTAACAGGCACA includes the following:
- the LOC139832674 gene encoding uncharacterized protein codes for the protein MGLLEGSDVAPPEMLDAEDADKKKISVPNPAYDTWITRDQQVVSYLVNSLSEDILSTVYGLVHAVDVWRSLHALYSSQSKSRVSTLRGALTNTKKLDMTAQQYITKMKGYASELAAAGKTVDDDELKDYILNGLDGSFNNLVAAVNAVPSTTLNDMCSQLLSCENRDAMLQSTGQAPGSFVSSVNAASRSPPSYGVAPSRPPPPQPSYMPPTPTYQPPYMPPTPYQPPYMPPTQYQQQYTPHQYPQQPIYPPYPQPYMHPQPYQQPYMPPPMRQQPPPQRLPPPPQNRGPPKTEQQRRPKGGRGKKDRVATPWQEGVFCQICKKERHQASDCWWRYGDDDDEDTTKGAYGVDTNWYIDTGATNHVTGQLNKLQVHEPYQGRDQVQVGANPENSVQNSEDADSNSTSNHASSIAETTGDSTFSYGDSPARCASSGSQVASAGEPAAVSSGRPGAGPCPAVPSAPATPTLRVATSHGEPPHDQLLHAAHGTGDLNPDGTSASDGSGQAASPVRDVHFEEPHAAHDSSSQNAAPSVLESPPGFSALPTPAVPSVPVPGVQTREPTKLTEALADTNWKHAMQDEYDALIANNTWHLVPPSFNKNVIDCKWVYRIKKHADGTVDRYKARLVAKGFKQRYGIDYEDTFSPVVKAATIRLVLSISVSRGWSLRQLDVKNAFLHGVLEEEVYMKQPPGFESSATPNYICKLDKALYGLKQAPRAWYSRLSSKLHTMGFIPSKADTSLFLFDKAGITVYILIYVDDIIVTSSSDQAISALLHNLSSEFALKDLGELHYFLGLEVHKQSNGLLLNQEKYATDLLIRAGMSSCTPCPTPLSTTETLNLTDGSPLGSEDITRYRSLVGALQYLTLTRPDISFSVNKRSSSTLLSAYSDADWAGDLNDRRSTGGFAIFFGPNLISWTARKQPTVSRSSTEAEYKALANATAELIWVEALVRELGVTLVVPPCHSVRRRSATSPSSLRRTTASSAAAISLHVLVRVEQAL